One window of Dermacentor albipictus isolate Rhodes 1998 colony chromosome 9, USDA_Dalb.pri_finalv2, whole genome shotgun sequence genomic DNA carries:
- the LOC139049411 gene encoding uncharacterized protein, with amino-acid sequence MEVENMGDCTDTKEKVEIACILARILAAESEADAAKAVKDRIKRQLLLNGCTFYALALPTRVCNRSTWAFIRHEKWFEETVPHLGGHNFKQSFRVNPSTFRFLVESLRHVLEKQVTNMRDPITAEKRVAIGLYKLCSSAEDRTVANLFGVGRSSVNVIYREFCAAVVSVLESDWIRMITEEEMPRHIQEFEAVCDFPQAVGALDGCHFPISPPKKYATDYYNYKGWHSIILLALVDHKYRFRYCNVGAPGRCHDAHVFGVSRLSKIVNSPLFKAPVAAVGTTAVPPIILCDQAFPLTPNLMKPFGHRTVISEAERNFNCHLSGARRIVENAFGRLKARFRFIAKRMECSVGNARLAIRACCVLNNICEHFNDSVHPQWLSEVQQSNATFPQPSRRTEAEIGNASAIRTALVEYYKRRN; translated from the exons ATGGAGGTCGAGAATATGGGGGACTGCACGGACACGAAGGAAAAAGTCGAAATAGCATGCATTTTGGCAAGgattcttgctgcagagagcgaAGCAGACGCCGCAAAGGCAGTCAAAGACCGTATTAAGCGGCAGTTGCTACTCAACGGGTGTACATTTTATGCCTTGGCGCTTCCCACGAGAGTCTGCAACCGATCGACGTGGGCTTTCATCCGCCACGAAAAGTGGTTCGAGGAGACTGTGCCTCACCTCGGTGGCCACAACTTCAAGCAGTCGTTTCGAGTGAACCCCTCAACGTTCCGGTTTCTCGTGGAAAGTCTGCGCCATGTGCTCGAAAAACAAGTTACCAACATGCGTGACCCGATCACTGCGGAAAAGCGTGTCGCCATTGGCCTCTACAAATTGTGCTCTTCTGCCGAAGATAGAACTGTGGCAAACCTCTTCGGCGTTGGGCGCTCATCCGTCAACGTCATTTACAGAGAGTTTTGCGCAGCTGTTGTCTCTGTGCTCGAAAGTGACTGGATCAGAATGATTACTGAAGAGGAAATGCCTAGGCACATCCAAGAGTTCGAAGCCGTGTGCGATTTCCCTCAagctgtcggtgcccttgatggctGCCATTTCCCTATTTCGCCTCCAAAGAAGTACGCCACCGACTACTACAACTACAAGGGTTG gCACAGTATTATCCTACTAGCATTGGTCGACCACAAGTATCGATTCAGATACTGCAATGTCGGTGCCCCAGGACGCTGCCACGACGCACATGTGTTTGGTGTTTCACGGCTGTCGAAGATTGTCAACAGTCCCCTTTTCAAAGCACCTGTTGCCGCAGTGGGTACCACAGCAGTCCCACCGATAATATTATGCGATCAAGCATTTCCACTAACCCCAAACCTCATGAAGCCATTTGGACACCGAACTGTCATCAGTGAAGCTGAAAGGAATTTCAACTGTCATTTATCTGGAGCAAGGAGGATAGTTGAAAACGCATTCGGAAGGCTAAAGGCCCGGTTCCGTTTCATTGCGAAAAGAATGGAGTGTTCTGTTGGCAATGCCCGTTTGGCTATACGAGCATGCTGCGTGCTCAATAACATTTGCGAGCACTTCAACGACAGTGTCCACCCACAGTGGTTAAGTGAGGTGCAGCAGTCCAATGCTACATTTCCACAGCCATCACGCAGAACAGAAGCTGAAATTGGAAATGCATCCGCCATCAGGACAGCACTTGTGGAATATTACAAGCGAAGGAACTGA
- the LOC139049412 gene encoding myb/SANT-like DNA-binding domain-containing protein 1: MATASGTDEQPPARQRKPRVQWSERDTWALIKLWEDNLPSLRAQKHNGGVYDGIAQALTSMGVPRTKAQVHSKIENLGQTYRSCLKHMTTGSSPPSWPFFSEVHRFLGSLPVHDTSLMEEAGCSESTTSSTASVEELIFDMLDSGSASCEDVAEDCSPSESPVQQVESRNLASGSSECARRKRRQPAGDFQERMLEEQRRQREQFADAHKMEMDLRKEGLKLQEKLVDAMLKFFSKN; this comes from the exons ATGGCTACGGCGAGCGGTACCGACGAACAGCCTCCGGCACGCCAAAGAAAACCGCGGGTACAGTGGTCGGAGAGAGACACCTGGGCGTTAATCAAGTTATGGGAAGACAACCTGCCCTCGCTGCGTGCGCAGAAGCACAACGGAGGCGTTTACGATGGCATTGCACAAGCATTGACGAGCATGGGTGTACCTCGCACAAAGGCGCAAGTGCACAGCAAGATAGAGAACCTGGGACAGACCTACAG GAGCTGCCTGAAACACATGACAACAGGGTCATCACCGCCGAGCTGGCCATTCTTCTCCGAAGTCCATAGGTTTCTAGGATCCCTGCCTGTTCACGATACATCTTTAATGGAAGAGGCTGGGTGCAGCGAGAGCACAACAAGCAGCACTGCCTCCGTCGAAGAA CTGATCTTCGACATGCTTGATTCCGGCTCTGCTTCTTGTGAAGACGTCGCCGAAGATTGTTCACCTTCCGAGTCGCCAGTACAACAGGTTGAATCCAGGAACCTCGCAAGTGGCAGTTCCGAATGTGCCCGCAGGAAGAGAAGGCAACCGGCTGGCGACTTTCAAGAAAGGATGCTTGAGGAGCAGCGACGGCAGAGAGAGCAGTTTGCTGATGCGCACAAAATGGAAATGGATCTCCGTAAAGAGGGGCTCAAGTTGCAAGAGAAACTTGTAGATGCAATGTTGAAGTTTTTTAGTAAAAACTGA